The Mercurialis annua linkage group LG8, ddMerAnnu1.2, whole genome shotgun sequence genome window below encodes:
- the LOC126662326 gene encoding F-box protein At3g07870-like isoform X2, which yields MQKCLQIMKNLTYPMKPQFVLHSDNESFSEFKQLGDYGNDVDVAGSCHGLVCLSDGMNNRLIVWNPAIGEFITTSLREHCNGTTHFVGFGFDSKSSAYKVVRIAYIGKVFKPFGLIQPFVEIFELSSNAWRTITVKNLNYVLYDTDSCAYLNGSVHWVAQIYGGVGRKMMIASFDLSNEVFEELMLPHALVDSSDPSVSLSVYCQSLALIHCEEPIFYDESYMSYTKCSIWVMREYGAAESWTKQFSVDLPNPGALLRVLSFQRHGGILIEDSNSEIASYDPRTQKVTPLCFHGYIFEVHSYMESLVLLKNRYS from the exons ATGCAGAAGTGTCTGCAAATTATG AAAAATCTAACATATCCTATGAAACCACAGTTCGTATTGCACAGTGATAATGAGTCCTTTAGTGAGTTTAAACAACTGGGTGACTATGGAAATGATGTAGACGTAGCCGGTTCGTGTCATGGTTTGGTTTGTTTGTCTGATGGAATGAATAATCGTCTGATTGTATGGAACCCGGCAATTGGAGAGTTTATTACAACTTCTTTAAGAGAGCATTGCAACGGCACTACTCACTTTGTTGGATTCGGGTTTGATAGCAAGAGCAGCGCCTACAAAGTTGTTAGGATTGCTTATATTGGTAAGGTTTTTAAACCCTTTGGACTCATCCAACCATTTGTTGAAATTTTTGAACTTAGCTCCAATGCTTGGAGGACCATTACTGTCAAGAATCTAAATTATGTTCTTTATGATACTGATTCTTGTGCTTATTTGAATGGTTCTGTTCATTGGGTAGCACAAATATACGGCGGGGTTGGTAGAAAAATGATGATAGCTTCCTTTGATTTGAGCAACGAAGTATTTGAAGAGTTGATGCTCCCTCATGCCCTAGTTGACTCGAGTGACCCTAGTGTTTCTTTATCGGTGTACTGCCAGTCATTAGCTCTAATACACTGTGAAGAACCGATATTTTATGACGAGTCTTACATGAGTTATACAAAATGTTCTATTTGGGTGATGAGAGAGTATGGTGCAGCAGAATCTTGGACAAAACAATTTTCTGTAGATTTACCAAATCCTGGAGCTTTACTGAGGGTGCTAAGCTTTCAACGGCATGGTGGAATTCTTATCGAGGATAGCAATAGTGAGATAGCTTCTTATGACCCCCGGACACAAAAGGTCACACCTCTTTGCTTCCATGGATACATCTTCGAAGTGCATTCTTACATGGAGAGCCTTGTTTTACTCAAGAACAGATACAGTTAG
- the LOC126661505 gene encoding uncharacterized protein LOC126661505, which yields MSRCYPYLSNGEAVSQTIKSDLNKPLTDKLKKEKRSKIQHKKSTSHSKLLSKRKDDDEPGRSSLTEEHGRPVCHHTLSSDSTRSRHKRKREEKRGKSEKKLFKAEVLYKTLFGDWTAPPVVYHQTNFDDQSWLSATKTQDIRCDKRIKIYQHDEPGDEASSFWPCARNLPQADIYALPYTISF from the coding sequence ATGTCACGGTGCTATCCTTACCTGAGCAACGGTGAGGCCGTGAGCCAAACCATTAAGAGCGACTTGAATAAACCATTAACTGATAAACTGAAAAAAGAGAAGCGATCTAAGATACAACACAAGAAATCCACTTCACACAGCAAACTTCTTTCGAAGCGGAAGGACGATGACGAACCTGGAAGAAGTAGCTTGACTGAGGAACATGGCCGACCAGTCTGTCATCACACTCTTTCATCAGACAGTACTCGGAGCCGCCATaagagaaaaagagaggaaAAGAGAGGAAAATCTGAGAAGAAGCTATTCAAAGCAGAAGTTTTATACAAAACCTTGTTTGGGGATTGGACTGCACCACCTGTTGTTTATCATCAAACTAACTTTGATGATCAGAGTTGGCTTTCTGCCACGAAAACGCAAGATATTCGTTGTGACAAGAGAATCAAAATTTATCAGCATGACGAACCAGGCGATGAGGCGTCTTCCTTTTGGCCCTGTGCCCGGAATCTACCACAGGCTGATATCTATGCGTTACCCTATACTATTTCATTCTAA
- the LOC126662326 gene encoding F-box protein CPR1-like isoform X1: MSDHLSEELVAEILKRLSVKSLLKCRSVCKLWYSLISNPSFISLHIAHTTQANKPYFLVQKNLTYPMKPQFVLHSDNESFSEFKQLGDYGNDVDVAGSCHGLVCLSDGMNNRLIVWNPAIGEFITTSLREHCNGTTHFVGFGFDSKSSAYKVVRIAYIAQIYGGVGRKMMIASFDLSNEVFEELMLPHALVDSSDPSVSLSVYCQSLALIHCEEPIFYDESYMSYTKCSIWVMREYGAAESWTKQFSVDLPNPGALLRVLSFQRHGGILIEDSNSEIASYDPRTQKVTPLCFHGYIFEVHSYMESLVLLKNRYS; this comes from the exons ATGTCAGATCATCTCTCTGAAGAACTTGTGGCGGAAATCCTGAAGAGATTATCAGTCAAATCTCTGCTCAAATGCAGAAGTGTCTGCAAATTATGGTACTCTCTAATCTCAAACCCTAGTTTCATTTCTCTTCACATAGCTCACACCACTCAAGCCAACAAACCTTACTTCCTTGTCCAGAAAAATCTAACATATCCTATGAAACCACAGTTCGTATTGCACAGTGATAATGAGTCCTTTAGTGAGTTTAAACAACTGGGTGACTATGGAAATGATGTAGACGTAGCCGGTTCGTGTCATGGTTTGGTTTGTTTGTCTGATGGAATGAATAATCGTCTGATTGTATGGAACCCGGCAATTGGAGAGTTTATTACAACTTCTTTAAGAGAGCATTGCAACGGCACTACTCACTTTGTTGGATTCGGGTTTGATAGCAAGAGCAGCGCCTACAAAGTTGTTAGGATTGCTTATATTG CACAAATATACGGCGGGGTTGGTAGAAAAATGATGATAGCTTCCTTTGATTTGAGCAACGAAGTATTTGAAGAGTTGATGCTCCCTCATGCCCTAGTTGACTCGAGTGACCCTAGTGTTTCTTTATCGGTGTACTGCCAGTCATTAGCTCTAATACACTGTGAAGAACCGATATTTTATGACGAGTCTTACATGAGTTATACAAAATGTTCTATTTGGGTGATGAGAGAGTATGGTGCAGCAGAATCTTGGACAAAACAATTTTCTGTAGATTTACCAAATCCTGGAGCTTTACTGAGGGTGCTAAGCTTTCAACGGCATGGTGGAATTCTTATCGAGGATAGCAATAGTGAGATAGCTTCTTATGACCCCCGGACACAAAAGGTCACACCTCTTTGCTTCCATGGATACATCTTCGAAGTGCATTCTTACATGGAGAGCCTTGTTTTACTCAAGAACAGATACAGTTAG